The following proteins are co-located in the Pyricularia oryzae 70-15 chromosome 1, whole genome shotgun sequence genome:
- a CDS encoding phospho-2-dehydro-3-deoxyheptonate aldolase, with translation MSFFIPNKNVGNKEESEDWRIRGYNPLTSPDLLQHEISQTPESRQTVMQGREEAAAVVNGNDPMNRLLVIVGPCSIHDPEAALQYCDMLVKEKEKHKDELLIVMRAYLEKPRTTVGWKGLINDPDIDNSFKINKGLKMSRQLFVDLTSKGMPIASEMLDTISPQFLADLLSAGAVGARTTESQLHRELASGLSFPVGFKNGTDGTLGVAIDAIGAVKHPHHFLSVTKPGVVAIVGTVGNEDCFVILRGGKKGTNYDAKSIGEAKEALVKAGLRPRLMVDCSHGNSLKDHRNQPKVSHELAEQIKAGEDAIMGVMIESNINEGSQKVPKEGKAGLKHGVSITDACISWQDTVTVLDELAAAVKQRREAAQK, from the exons ATG TCGTTCTTCATCCCAAACAAGAATGTTGGCAACAAGGAGGAAAGTGAAGACTGGAGGA TCCGTGGATACAACCCTCTCACGTCTCCCGATCTCCTCCAACATGAGATCAGTCAGACCCCCGAGTCTAGGCAGACGGTGATGCAGGGCCGCGAGGAGGCAGCTGCTGTTGTCAACGGCAACGACCCCATGAACAGGTTgctcgtcatcgtcggccCGTGCTCCATCCATGACCCAGAAGCCGCCCTTCAGTACTGCGACATGCTggtcaaggagaaggagaagcaCAAGGACGAGCTGCTCATCGTCATGCGAGCCTACCTGGAAAAGCCCCGGACGACCGTCGGCTGGAAGGGTCTCATCAACGACCCGGATATCGACAACAGCTTCAAGATTAACAAGGGTCTCAAGATGTCCCGCCAGCTGTTTGTCGACCTCACCAGCAAGGGGATGCCGATCGCTTCGGAGATGCTTGACACCATCTCACCCCAGTTCCTCGCCGATCTCCTTTCTGCAGGCGCAGTCGGTGCCCGCACCACCGAGAGCCAGCTTCACCGCGAGCTGGCCTCTGGCCTATCGTTCCCCGTCGGCTTCAAGAACGGCACCGACGGCACACTGGGCGTCGCCATCGACGCTATCGGCGCCGTTAAGCACCCCCACCACTTCTTGTCGGTGACCAAGCCGGGCGTGGTGGCCATCGTGGGCACAGTCGGCAACGAGGACTGCTTCGTGATCCTGcgcggcgggaaaaagggcaCCAACTATGACGCCAAGAGCATCggcgaggccaaggaggctCTGGTCAAGGCCGGGCTCAGGCCGCGCCTCATGGTCGACTGCAGCCATGGCAACTCGCTCaaggaccaccgcaaccagcCCAAGGTCTCCCACGAGCTGGCCGAACAGATCAAGGCGGGCGAGGATGCCATCATGGGCGTCATGATCGAGAGCAACATCAATGAGGGCAGCCAGAAGGTGCCCAAGGAGGGCAAGGCTGGGCTGAAGCACGGCGTCAGCATCACGGATGCGTGCATCTCATGGCAGGACACCGTTACGGTGCTTGACGAgctcgctgctgctgtcaaGCAGAGGCGGGAGGCTGCGCAAAAG TAA
- a CDS encoding cyclophilin-type peptidyl-prolyl cis-trans isomerase — MKSEGTDDDVKSLKRSHSETQDDDDNSSDDDMGPQLPSQAPKKKRRVLPYEKLYTSALPKSPRYSKSLMHKEQLAFVLWTPITEFLITVSIDGVVKFWKKIGEGIEFVKEFKAHAGEIKSVSVSADGRSFATAGLDKTVKIFDVITFDLLAMVQLDYVPRCVCWVHKKGARLPLLAVSEFEKPLIHILDGRGEKTESIHTIKGLHRSPVTLMIFNDAYDCVISADQGGMLEYWRPNETYQKPGNVFAMKSSTNLFEFKKAKAVPTSLTISPNGERFATYSAPDRKIRVFDFATAKLYRTYDESIRTVEEMQQAGTAIQKLDDNEFKRRLAQERELDAPALSDKINVIFDESGHFIMYGSILGVKVLNTYSNKVVKVYGKDENFRALNLAIYQGQPQKKGVTTVAMAASSNPLLQESEVRDPILVATGAGKGRFYMFTNDEDISKTTRDVQNEKPTILGGAKKAAEKKAETGTSAIIHTSYGDIHIRMFPDAAPKAVENFVTHSKRGYYNNTIFHRVIRKFMIQCGDPLGDGTGGESIWGREFEDEFSSLKHDKPYTVSMANAGPNTNGSQFFITTEKTSWLDGKHTIFGRAVQGFDVIHKIENARTHKEKPEEDIKILNIDVF, encoded by the exons ATGAAATCGGAAGGCACAGACGACGACGTCAAGTCGCTGAAGCGCAGCCATTCGGAAACCCAGGATGATGATG ACAACTCGTCCGACGATGACATGGGCCCGCAGCTGCCATCTCAGGCCCCGAAAAAGAAGCGCCGTGTCCTCCCATACGAAAAGCTCTACACATCGGCCCTGCCCAAGTCACCCCGCTACTCAAAGTCGCTCATGCACAAGGAGCAGCTTGCCTTTGTGCTCTGGACCCCGATTACTGAATTTCTGATCACGGTGTCCATCGATGGAGTGGTCAAGTTTTGGAAGAAGATTGGGGAGGGCATCGAGTTCGTCAAGGAGTTCAAGGCGCACGCAGGGGAGATCAAGTCCGTTTCCGTTAGCGCAGACGGACGAAGTTTTGCTACCGCGGGGCTGGACAAGACGGTCAAGATCTTTGACGTGATCACTTTCGACTTGCTGGCCATGGTGCAGCTGGACTACGTCCCGCGCTGCGTCTGCTGGGTGCACAAGAAGGGCGCAAGGCTGCCCCTACTTGCCGTGTCAGAGTTCGAAAAGCCGCTGATCCATATCTTGGACGGGAGGGGCGAAAAGACAGAGTCCATACATACCATCAAGGGCCTTCATCGAAGCCCCGTAACTCTAATGATCTTCAACGATGCCTACGACTGCGTCATATCGGCCGATCAAGGCGGTATGCTTGAGTACTGGAGACCAAATGAGACATATCAAAAGCCGGGTAATGTCTTTGCCATGAAGAGTTCTACGAATTTGTTCGAATTCAAGAAGGCTAAGGCAGTGCCTACCTCGCTTACAATATCGCCTAATGGCGAGAGGTTCGCCACGTATTCAGCGCCAGACCGCAAGATACGAGTCTTTGACTTTGCAACTGCAAAATTGTACAGGACATACGACGAGTCCATACGGACGGTTGAAGAGATGCAGCAAGCCGGCACTGCAATCCAAAAGCTCGACGACAACGAGTTCAAGCGGCGGTTGGCGCAAGAGCGGGAGCTGGATGCCCCTGCACTTTCGGATAAGATCAATGTGATTTTCGACGAGTCGGGCCACTTCATCATGTACGGCTCGATCCTCGGTGTCAAAGTGCTCAACACGTACTCGAACAAGGTTGTCAAGGTCTACGGCAAGGACGAAAACTTTCGCGCTCTCAACCTGGCCATCTACCAGGGCCAGCCCCAGAAGAAGGGCGTCACGACAGTTGCCATGGCCGCGTCGAGCAACCCCCTGCTGCAGGAGTCGGAGGTGCGCGACCCGATCCTGGTGGCGACGGGCGCGGGCAAGGGCCGCTTCTACATGTTTACCAACGACGAGGACATCTCCAAGACGACGCGTGACGTGCAGAATGAGAAGCCGACCATCCTCGGCGGGGCCAAGAAAGCGGctgagaagaaggccgagaCAGGCACTTCGGCCATCATTCACACTTCCTACGGCGACATTCACATTCGCATGTTCCCCGACGCGGCGCCCAAGGCGGTGGAGAACTTTGTCACGCACTCTAAGCGCGGTTATTATAATAATACTATTTTCCACCGCGTTATTCGCAAGTTCATGATCCAATGTGGAGATCCGCTGGGCGATGGCACCGGTGGCGAGAGTATTTGGGGTAGGGAGTTTGAGGACGAGTTCAGCAGTCTGAAGCACGACAAGCCGTACACAGTCAGCATGGCCAATGCCGGGCCCAACACGAACGGCAGTCAATTCTTTATCACCACTGAAAAAACA TCATGGCTTGATGGGAAACACACGATTTTTGGTAGGGCGGTTCAGGGATTCGACGTCATCCACAAGATTGAGAATGCTCGGACACACAAAGAAAAGCCGGAAGAAGATATCAAAATCCTGAACATTGACGTTTTCTGA
- a CDS encoding GTP-binding protein RBG1 codes for MSTTVEKIKEIEAEMAKTQKNKATSYHLGQLKAKLAKLKRELLTPSSGGGGGGAGFDVARTGVASIGFIGFPSVGKSTLMSRLTGQHSEAAAYEFTTLTSVPGQVIYNGAPLQIIDLPGIIEGAKDGRGRGRQVIAVAKTCHLIFIVLDVNKPLTDKRVIESELEGFGIRINKSPPNITFKKKEKGGLNITSTVPLTHIDHDEIKAVMSEYRINSADIAIRCDATIDDLIDILEAKSRSYIPVIYVLNKIDAISIEELDLLYRIPNAVPISSEHGWNIDELMEAMWEKLNLVRVYTKPKGKLPDYSAPVVLRSNRCTVEDFCNAIHRSIAEVFKTAIVYGKSVKHQPQRVGLAHELADEDIVTIVKR; via the exons ATGTCGACCACAGTCGAAAAG ATCAAAGAGATCGAGGCCGAA ATGGCCAAGACTCAAAAGAACAAGGCCACATCCTACCATCTTGGACAGCTCAAGGCCAAGCTCGCAAAGTTGAAGCGTGAGCTGCTCACCCCTTCGtcgggcggcggtggcggcggtgcggGTTTCGACGTTGCGCGCACAGGTGTCGCCAGTATTGGCTTCATCGGCTTCCCCTCCGTGGGTAAGAGCACCCTGATGAGTCGGCTGACGGGCCAGCACTCCGAGGCGGCTGCGTACGAGTTCACAACCCTGACCTCGGTGCCTGGTCAGGTTATATACAACG GTGCACCATTGCAGATCATTGATCTGCCTGGTATTATTGAGGGTGCAAAAGACGGCCGTGGTCGTGGTAGGCAGGTCATTGCCGTGGCCAAGACATGCCACCTGATCTTCATCGTGCTGGACGTCAACAAGCCCCTGACGGACAAGCGCGTCATCGAGTCGGAGTTGGAGGGCTTCGGCATCAGGATCAACAAGAGCCCGCCCAACATCACCttcaagaagaaggagaagggTGGACTCAACATCACGAGCACGGTGCCGCTGACCCATATCGACCACGACGAGATCAAGGCCGTCATGTCCGAGTACCGCATTAACTCGGCCGACATCGCCATCCGCTGCGACGCCACCATCGACGACCTGATCGACATTCTCGAGGCCAAGAGCAGGAGCTACATCCCTGTCATCTACGTGCTCAACAAGATCGACGCCATCAGCATAGAGGAGCTGGACCTTCTGTACAGGATTCCCAATGCCGTGCCCATCAGCTCTGAGCATGGGTGGAACATTGACGAGTTGATGGAGGCCAT GTGGGAAAAGCTGAACCTGGTACGCGTGTACACCAAGCCAAAAGGCAAGCTGCCAGATTATTCAGCGCCTGTGGTGTTGCGATCCAACCGATGTACCGTTGAAGACTTT TGTAATGCCATTCACCGAAGTATCGCGGAAGTTTTCAAGACTGCCATTGTTTATGGCAAGTCAGTCAAGCACCAACCGCAAAGGGTTGGACTTGCTCACGAACTGGCGGACGAGGATATCG TGACCATTGTCAAGCGATGA